A region of Streptomyces sp. NBC_01267 DNA encodes the following proteins:
- a CDS encoding alpha/beta hydrolase, with translation MLMTNATNEERTGATRRTALRGLGLAVGGAALATGLGTSPAAADPRRGLTTYVLVHGTHSAGAFWMPIARELTLRGHHVVMVDQPRHGAEAFVPESYQRQDLEAMAAELSPLKGLGLEDYEARVTDIVRRAARNGPVVLVGHSLGGVSVSRVGDAVPHLLHHICYMAAFCPSRVLPTADACTAAPENANAVSPVELTVGAPDRLGVLRLNFRTGDGRELALLKEMICADYPDAEFRRILAGMQTDEPVAAYAGRAVGRAGSWGRIPRTYLRFGRDRTIATALQDRMIAEADAFTPGNSFRVHDFPGASHVGPLDPVPVAEILDTLAG, from the coding sequence GTGCTCATGACGAATGCGACGAACGAAGAACGAACAGGTGCCACCCGGCGGACAGCATTGCGCGGGCTGGGACTCGCGGTCGGGGGCGCGGCACTGGCCACCGGGCTGGGAACCTCGCCGGCCGCAGCGGACCCGCGCCGCGGGCTCACCACCTACGTGCTGGTGCACGGTACCCACAGCGCCGGCGCGTTCTGGATGCCGATCGCGCGTGAGCTGACACTGCGCGGTCACCACGTCGTCATGGTGGACCAGCCGCGGCATGGCGCCGAGGCTTTCGTGCCGGAGTCGTATCAGCGGCAGGACCTCGAAGCGATGGCAGCCGAGCTTTCCCCGCTGAAAGGCCTCGGGCTGGAGGACTATGAGGCGCGTGTCACGGACATCGTGCGGCGGGCGGCACGGAATGGCCCGGTGGTGCTGGTCGGGCACAGCCTGGGTGGCGTATCGGTCAGCCGTGTCGGCGATGCCGTCCCGCATCTGCTGCACCACATTTGCTACATGGCGGCCTTCTGTCCCAGCCGTGTCCTGCCCACAGCGGACGCCTGCACGGCGGCACCCGAGAACGCGAACGCTGTCAGCCCGGTCGAGCTGACGGTGGGTGCCCCGGACCGGCTCGGTGTACTACGACTGAACTTCCGGACAGGTGACGGCCGTGAGCTGGCCCTCCTGAAGGAGATGATCTGCGCCGACTACCCCGACGCCGAATTCCGCCGGATACTGGCCGGCATGCAGACCGACGAGCCCGTCGCCGCTTACGCGGGCCGAGCGGTCGGCCGGGCTGGTAGCTGGGGACGCATTCCCCGCACCTACCTGCGTTTCGGCAGGGACCGGACGATCGCCACCGCGCTCCAGGACAGAATGATCGCGGAAGCCGACGCGTTCACGCCCGGCAACAGCTTCCGCGTGCACGATTTTCCCGGGGCGTCACACGTCGGCCCTCTGGATCCCGTCCCGGTCGCAGAAATCCTGGACACGCTCGCAGGGTAG
- a CDS encoding GNAT family N-acetyltransferase, with translation MAQNQRAPVVRTITDADIPTAVDTLARAFADYPYTRHVIAADDHEGRIRRSQELCLTRIGMVYGRVWVADEGRAVAVWAVPGQDPSPAFAEVGPILGELSGDRAAVSASADTALAPYRPQEPGWFLETVGTAPESQGQGLGSAVLIPGVQEAERAGYPAFLETSSKANVRFYERLGFKVTADVQLPDNGPRTWCMRRDPR, from the coding sequence ATGGCACAGAACCAAAGGGCCCCTGTCGTACGTACCATCACCGACGCCGACATTCCCACCGCGGTCGATACCCTCGCCCGCGCCTTCGCCGACTACCCCTACACGCGGCACGTGATCGCAGCGGACGATCACGAGGGGCGGATCCGGCGGTCCCAGGAGCTGTGCCTGACCCGCATCGGCATGGTGTACGGCCGGGTCTGGGTCGCCGACGAAGGCCGCGCCGTGGCTGTCTGGGCCGTTCCCGGCCAGGATCCCTCGCCCGCCTTCGCCGAAGTCGGGCCGATCCTGGGCGAACTCAGCGGCGACCGGGCCGCCGTGTCCGCGTCCGCGGACACGGCCCTTGCCCCGTACCGGCCCCAGGAGCCGGGATGGTTCCTGGAAACCGTGGGAACCGCCCCCGAGTCCCAGGGGCAGGGCCTCGGCAGTGCGGTGCTGATTCCCGGCGTCCAGGAGGCCGAGCGCGCTGGGTATCCAGCGTTTCTGGAGACCTCCAGCAAGGCGAACGTGCGATTCTACGAGCGCCTCGGCTTCAAGGTCACAGCCGATGTCCAGCTCCCCGACAACGGCCCCCGCACATGGTGCATGCGCAGGGACCCGCGCTGA
- a CDS encoding hydrogenase maturation protein encodes MHILLLASAFNSLTQRVQAELRDRGHSLAVQLVHEDGPVREAVRQERPDLVVAPYLKSAIPDDVWSVHTCLIVHPGPVGDRGPSSLDWAVHEGADNWGVTVLQANAEMDAGDVWASASCSLPPVGKSDLYRNEISDAAVEAVLLAVGRFASGTYTPTPQTPGAGCRPLFRQSLRRIDWQSDSTATVVRKLRAADSQPGVLDELLGGEWFLHGGHPEPRLGGRPGALVATRDGAICRATTDGAVWIPELRPRRAPGGPATFKLPATSALAGRLSAVPERPAPLHRTGHDDTWSEISYREEAGTGFLSFSFRGGAMSTEQCQRLLHAYRFACSRPTSVLVIGGGRDFFSNGIHLNVIEASADPGAESWANINAMDDLVEAVLTTTDRLVVSAMAGNAAAGGVMLALAADEVWCRAGAVLNPHYRLMGLYGSEYWTYTLPRRVGAAAADRLVQDALPVSSAAAHRLGLIDRVIACAPRSFDSEVGALASRLAALPATRSRINAKKAERDRADLAAFREAELIRMQRIFADPHHPYHGLRRAFVRKERPASGAAAQHSPLSRG; translated from the coding sequence GTGCATATTCTGCTTCTCGCGAGCGCCTTCAACAGCCTCACCCAACGTGTTCAGGCCGAGCTCCGGGACCGCGGGCACTCCCTGGCCGTGCAACTCGTGCACGAGGACGGCCCCGTCAGGGAGGCCGTGCGCCAGGAGCGCCCGGACCTCGTCGTGGCCCCGTATCTCAAATCCGCGATTCCGGACGACGTGTGGTCGGTCCACACCTGTCTCATCGTCCATCCGGGCCCGGTCGGCGACCGCGGGCCCTCTTCCCTCGACTGGGCCGTCCACGAGGGAGCAGACAACTGGGGCGTCACCGTCCTGCAGGCGAATGCGGAGATGGACGCGGGCGACGTATGGGCGTCGGCGTCCTGCTCGCTGCCCCCGGTGGGCAAGAGCGACCTGTACCGCAACGAGATCTCGGACGCCGCCGTGGAGGCCGTACTCCTGGCGGTCGGGCGCTTCGCGTCCGGGACGTACACTCCGACTCCGCAGACCCCGGGCGCCGGCTGCCGCCCCCTTTTCCGTCAGTCGCTGCGCCGCATCGACTGGCAGTCGGACTCCACGGCAACGGTGGTCCGCAAACTCAGGGCGGCGGACTCCCAGCCCGGCGTGCTCGATGAACTGCTGGGCGGGGAGTGGTTCCTGCATGGCGGGCATCCCGAGCCCCGGCTCGGCGGACGGCCGGGGGCACTGGTGGCCACCCGGGACGGCGCGATCTGCCGGGCAACCACCGACGGCGCGGTGTGGATCCCCGAGCTGCGGCCCCGGCGGGCTCCGGGCGGTCCCGCCACCTTCAAGCTCCCCGCCACCTCGGCGCTGGCCGGGCGGCTGTCCGCCGTGCCGGAGAGGCCGGCTCCGCTGCACAGGACCGGGCACGACGACACCTGGTCCGAGATCAGCTACCGGGAGGAGGCCGGGACCGGCTTCCTGTCCTTCTCCTTCCGCGGCGGCGCAATGAGCACGGAGCAGTGCCAACGCCTGCTGCACGCCTACCGGTTCGCCTGTTCCAGGCCTACCTCGGTGCTGGTCATCGGCGGCGGCCGGGACTTCTTCTCCAATGGCATCCACCTCAACGTGATCGAGGCATCGGCCGATCCTGGCGCGGAGTCCTGGGCCAACATCAACGCCATGGACGACCTGGTGGAAGCGGTTCTGACCACCACGGACCGCCTCGTCGTCTCCGCCATGGCCGGAAACGCCGCGGCGGGCGGGGTGATGCTGGCTCTCGCCGCCGACGAGGTGTGGTGCAGGGCAGGCGCGGTACTCAATCCGCACTACCGCCTGATGGGGCTGTACGGATCGGAGTACTGGACGTATACGCTCCCGCGGCGCGTGGGCGCGGCGGCGGCCGACCGGCTCGTGCAGGACGCCCTGCCGGTCAGTTCTGCGGCGGCCCATCGTCTCGGTCTGATCGACAGAGTGATCGCATGCGCCCCCCGGTCGTTCGACTCCGAGGTCGGGGCCCTGGCGTCCCGCCTGGCCGCGCTGCCCGCGACACGATCCCGTATCAACGCCAAGAAGGCCGAGCGGGACCGAGCCGACCTGGCTGCGTTCCGCGAGGCCGAACTCATCCGGATGCAGCGCATCTTCGCGGACCCGCACCATCCGTACCACGGGCTGCGCAGAGCCTTCGTACGCAAGGAACGCCCCGCGTCCGGTGCCGCGGCCCAGCACTCCCCACTTTCCCGGGGCTGA